TCGCGTCGCGGGCCGCCGCCGCGGCGGCGGCGCTCGGCGCGGTGTAGATGGGTTTGACATCGCGTTTGATGGCGTCCCAGTCCTTCTTCGACGCGTAGCGGAACGTGTTGCGCAGCAGATGCACCACGCAGGTCTGCACGATGGCCAGAGGCCATACCGCGCCCACCGCGTCGGGCAGGCCTTTGAGCCCGTCGCAGATCAGGAAGAACACATCGTCCACGCCCCGGTTCTTCAGCTCGGTGAGCACCGACAGCCAATAGCGTGCGCCCTCCGCGGCGGGCGACGCCCAGATGCCCAGCACGTCGCGGCCGCCCTCCAGATCCACGCCAACGGCCACGTAGAACGCGCGGTTGGCGACCTGCCCGTCGCGCACCTTGACGACGGTCGCGTCGATGAACACGGCCGCGTACACACGATCCAGGGGACGCGAGCACCATTCGTCCTTCTCGGCCACGACCCGCTCGGTGATGCGACTGACGGTCTCCCTGGACACGTCCGCCCCGTAGATCTCCTGGAAGTGGGCGCTGATCTCGCCGGTGGTCAGGCCCCTGGCATACAGGGACAGCACCACCTCGTCCACCCCGGGCAGCCGCCGCTGCCGTTTCCTGACGACGACCGGCTCGAACGAGCCATCGCGGTCTCGCGGCACCTCGATCCCGACCGGACCTACCGAATCGGTGACCACGGTCTTGGCGGTGGTGCCGTTGCGCGTGTTCGCGGCCCTGCCGTCCTTGGATTTCTTGTGCTTGGCGCGGCCCAGGTGCTCGGTCATCTCCTCGTCCAGGGCCGTCTCCAGCACGCTTTTGGTGAACTGTTTGAGCAGTCCGTCGGGCCCTGTCAGGTCCAGTCCTTTTTCCTTGGCCATGCGCACGAATGTGAGCGCCGCCTCCCGCTCGGCGTTGCGTTTTTCCGCGTCCGGCTTCTTCGTCGGTGTCATGTTTCCCCTTGTCCCAGCAGACATCGTCCACCAGCCTTTCCGACCGGCCACACGACCGGCCAGTTAAGGCCAGTTACACACTTCGAGAGACAGTCCCGTTTTCAGCGGAAGGAGAGAAAGGAGAAAGAAGGAATGGAAAGGTGCCATGCGGGCATAACACAACACCGCACATGGCGAAACTATCGAATCAGCCCATCGGGCGCACTGGCATCATAATTGATGTGTACACGCCCGATGGAGCGAATTCAATCGGTCAGACCGATGGTCACTCGACCTCAGCCAGGGCATCAATGATGTAGTTGTTGATGGTGGCCTTGACGGACTCGAGGTGATCGGACTTGGTGGCGGCGATGAGCTCGGACTGCGGCTTGTCGAGGCTGTAGGCTTCGAGGTCGGCCAAGGTGACGTTGCCCTCGTCGATGTCCTTGCCGATGCCGGAGTCGTAGGAGCTGTAGCGCTCGGCCTGAAGATTCTGGATGAAGCCGTCCTGGTTCATCTTGTCGGCAACCAGCAGGCCGGCGGCGTAGGCATCCATGCCGGCGATGTGGGAGCGGAACAGGTCCTCCTCGTAGAAGGAGGTACGGCGCGGCTTGGCGTCGAAGTTCAGACCACCGTGAGGTCCGATGGAGCCGGCCTGCAGGACTTCCCACATGACGGCGACGGTCTCGTACAGATCGGTCGGGAACTCGTCCATATCCCAGCCGATGAGCTTGTCGCCCTGGTTGGCGTCGAGGGAACCGAGGAAGCCGGACTCGCGGGCCACGCGGATCTCGTGCTGGTAGGTGTGGCCGGCCAGGTTGGCGTGGTTGCCTTCCAAGTTCAGCTTGAAGACGTCGGTCAGGTCGTGGTTGCGCAGGAACTCGATGGCGGTGGCGGCATCGAAGTCGTACTGGTGCAGCGTCGGCTCCTTCGGCTTCGGCTCGATCAGGAACTGGGCCTCAAAGCCGATTTCCTTGGCGTAATCTGCGCACATGTGGAAGAACTTGGCGATGTGGTCGGTCTCGCGCTTCATCTCGGTGTTCCACAGGTTCTCGTAGCCTTCGCGGCCACCCCAGAACACGTAGTTCTCGGCGCCCAGGCGCTTGCCGATCTCC
This DNA window, taken from Bifidobacterium longum subsp. longum JCM 1217, encodes the following:
- a CDS encoding IS256-like element ISBlo8 family transposase: MTPTKKPDAEKRNAEREAALTFVRMAKEKGLDLTGPDGLLKQFTKSVLETALDEEMTEHLGRAKHKKSKDGRAANTRNGTTAKTVVTDSVGPVGIEVPRDRDGSFEPVVVRKRQRRLPGVDEVVLSLYARGLTTGEISAHFQEIYGADVSRETVSRITERVVAEKDEWCSRPLDRVYAAVFIDATVVKVRDGQVANRAFYVAVGVDLEGGRDVLGIWASPAAEGARYWLSVLTELKNRGVDDVFFLICDGLKGLPDAVGAVWPLAIVQTCVVHLLRNTFRYASKKDWDAIKRDVKPIYTAPSAAAAAAARDAMLDKWEARYPAIRRLWMDAWERFIPFLDYDVEIRRVICTTNAIESLNARFKRSIRARGHFPDEQAALKCMYLTVRSLDPTGKGRIRWSARWKPVLNAFAITFADRWPSEGTQQ
- the xylA gene encoding xylose isomerase; the encoded protein is MGLWDVDKIEYVGRAKGPKEDFAFHYYDADKVVAGKKMKDWLRFGVAWWHTFNQELVDPFGTGTAHRPYYKYTDPMDQALAKVDYAFELFQKLGVEYFCFHDRDIAPEGDTLRETNANLDKVVDKIDENMKSTGVKLLWNTSSLFTNPRFVSGAATSPFADIYAYAGGQLKKSLEIGKRLGAENYVFWGGREGYENLWNTEMKRETDHIAKFFHMCADYAKEIGFEAQFLIEPKPKEPTLHQYDFDAATAIEFLRNHDLTDVFKLNLEGNHANLAGHTYQHEIRVARESGFLGSLDANQGDKLIGWDMDEFPTDLYETVAVMWEVLQAGSIGPHGGLNFDAKPRRTSFYEEDLFRSHIAGMDAYAAGLLVADKMNQDGFIQNLQAERYSSYDSGIGKDIDEGNVTLADLEAYSLDKPQSELIAATKSDHLESVKATINNYIIDALAEVE